In Denticeps clupeoides chromosome 1, fDenClu1.1, whole genome shotgun sequence, a single window of DNA contains:
- the cox16 gene encoding cytochrome c oxidase assembly protein COX16 homolog, mitochondrial, translated as MWSRFRYFQKNKTVKYGVPMLVLVVGGSFGLREFTQIRYDAQKIRKRLDPSLEARVNTQKQSVVLEQEYEKMHDVNLDSWKNIRGPRPWEDSREYQEQQREHTSKDT; from the exons ATGTGGAGTCGCTTTCGGTATTTTCAAAAGAACAAGACGGTGAAGTATGGCGTCCCCATGCTG GTGCTGGTTGTAGGGGGTTCCTTTGGACTGCGGGAGTTCACACAGATTAGATACGACGCGCAGAAGATCCGCAAAAGG CTTGATCCATCACTGGAGGCAAGAGTGAACACGCAGAAACAGTCTGTCGTTCTGGAGCAGGAGTATGAG AAAATGCATGATGTGAACCTCGACAGTTGGAAGAACATCCGTGGTCCTCGGCCATGGGAAGACTCCAGAGAATATCaggagcagcagagagaacataCAAGCAAGGACACTTGA